The Kogia breviceps isolate mKogBre1 chromosome 19, mKogBre1 haplotype 1, whole genome shotgun sequence genome contains the following window.
TTGGGGTTGGGGATGATGGGGAGGAAATAGTCAGGAGGCGTGGGAGGTGGTAAGTGGTGTCAAAGACTTAAGGAATCAAAGTTTTAATATGTAAGGGGGGAGGGAGGTTAGAGGGTCAGCATTACAGATTCAAGGAATTAGAACAGGAGTCAAAGGGGCCAGGAATCAGTCACTACATCAGACAGGATTAGATGGTTAGAGGGCTTTAGAACTTAATCTATTATCATCAAGGTAAGAGGGTTTGGGAGGAAGGGTCGAAGGTCAAAGGGAAGTTTCATGGGGTAGGGTCAGAGGGTGGGACAGTGGTGGTTTCTGCTTCATGGGGTGAATGAGATATGAGGAACGTGATTTGTGGGACCGGGGGTAAGGACTTTTGTGGACTATACACGGGCCAGGGCCCCAGAGAGGGTGCTATTAGCAATACGGCAGGTGTGTGGGTCAGCGAAGCAGTTCCGCCCTGTGGAGGGCACGTGGCACAGTCTCACGgagactggggggtgggggggaaggtccCTCCCTTAGGCACTGATGTGAATGCTACTGGGCATGGATGAGGGTTGGCTGCACGAATCCTAGAGGCTAAAAACCAAGGGGGTACCAGGTGGGTCGGGgtggggtcagaggtcagagggGGGTGGTTCAGAGGGTAAAGGGGTCAGAGGGGTGGGAAGATTTTGAGGGGTGCGGGGTGAAGACTTACGCAGCGTTGTGGGCCCTCCCCCGCGCGGGGCCGCCGCGGCCCTTACCCTTGTGCAGCACGGCGTTGGCCGGCTTGTTCCCCGCCAGCGACTCCTTGGAGAGGTGCTGGTGGCTCTCGGCCAGGCACTCGGCCTCGGCGAAGCGGGCGTGGAGGGCCATGGCGGGGTGCGCCGGCTCCTGTGATAGGTTCAGGTAGGCCGCCCGCCGCAGCTGCTCCTCAATCACCAGCGCCTGCTCCAGGAGCTAAGGGCGCGGGGAGGGGGTGAGTGCAGGGACCCGCCAGCAGCAAGCACGCAGCTCGGGGCTGGAGGCCCTCACTGCCCTCACCACCGGCCCGGACCCCCAGCTCCACTCCAACACTGGCTGCGACCCCGATCCGGGCACAGGGCCAAACACAAGGTGACCCTCTGGTCTCTGCCTCAAGCATCGCCTCAACCCTCAAGGTGTTAACCTTGCCTACATTCCAGCCAGATCCCGTCCCACTTGTGACCCAAGCCCCTGTTCAACACTGCTCCTTTCCTCCCTCATCCTCACCTTGAATCTCCGGGCCAGGAACTTATTTTTCATCTCCAGAAAGTTCCCCTTATTGGCTTCAGTTTTAAATGGCTCGTTGATAATGGCAAACTGGGCATCATTCTGGATGTCCTGCCACCGTGCGTAGCCATGGCTGCCAAGGAAGGAAGTGGACCATCAAGGAATTCAACAGGGCTAGGCTGGGCTGTGAACACGCCTCCCTTTTGGCCTGGTCGCCCCAAAGTGTGGCACTAGGCCCCCTTCCCTAAGTGCGGACTCATCTTCTCTGTAGTTCCCCTCTCTCCAGGTtgagagaacattttttttttcttgcatttgtATCCAAGGATACAGGACAATCCCAGCCAGAAGCCAATAGTCATGTCTTCGGTGCCAGATCTCATTGAGTTTCCCCGAGGAAATAGCTGCCCGTTCCTCATTCTGCCACAGCGTGTGGAGCTCTGAAAAGAGGACAGAAGACCGATGAGGCATCCAGAGTTTGTGAAGCACATCCAGCCCAGAGGACTGGtacagaggagggaactgaaCAGTGGGACAGGACTAAGGGCTTTTCAGGAGGAACAGGGCAGGGTTAGGTGAGGGGTTAGGAATAAAACTAGTTACAAACAAGGTTCAAGTTAGGATTAAGAGTGCAGGTAGGATTAAGGCAGCTCTGGAGTTAGGAGTACACTTAAGGAGGGCCAAGGGCAAGGATCAGAGACAGCGTGCACCATTCCATTGGCAGTTACTTGGAATTAAAGGCGGAAGGAGGCCTCAGGCCCAAAGAGAAACCCCATGAGGATGAGCTAACCCCAGTGAGGAGCAGAGGGCAGTGAGGACGccccacctgtgaagccaccatcTGCAATATTGAACATGAACCGCGgcttctctgccttctcctcaCGTCGCCCGTTGGACCGCAGCTCGTCTCGAGGAGGTCCAGGTCGAAGCTCCCGGTCCCCTTTTACATCTTCTGCTACGGCAGATGGGGCAGAGCTCACACCTCAGGAGAGTCTCCTCCCAGGTCCCAAGACTACACTCTGTAGTGTACTGGCCCCTGGAACAGCTACCCACCCAGGACCCAGGCATTTGGTTCCCAAgactccacctcccctccccggaTTCCCTCGGGGAGCCAGGTGTCCGGTCCTCCCTCCCGTTACCTCTCTTGCCCAAATCCCCCGTCTCCCCCTCCGGCCTCTCCCTGTGTTCCTGTCCATCCATcggcttctcctcccccctctctcctgGTGTCGACTCCGTGGCTGTGGGAGGGGGTAGGGGACAGGAAGGGAGGATGTCACCCTCATCCCCTGACCCCAGAAGAGGGAACCCCCAAATTCTAAGCCCCCCATCACCCCTAAGGCCATGCACCCACCTGACTTCTCTCTGTCCCCACGGTACCCAGGTTCAGGCTCCATCTCTCCAGGTACCCCTGGCACCTCATCCTCTAGAGGAATCTTCCTTGGCTCCAGCCGCTCCCCAGGtgatggggctgggctgggggtatCAGCCTAAAAGAGGACAAAGGAGTCAGGATGAAGTGGCGGCTCCTAGGCACCAGCCTCCATGACTCCCTCCCCTCAAAGGGAGCCAGGTAGCCACACACCTCTGTTTCCATCTTCTCCCCAGCTTTGCTATTCTTCTCTGGCCTCTCCTCCTGGTTTTCTGCTTCATCCTTCTCCAGAGGTGTCCTCACGCCGTCTCCTTTCTCACTGGGGGCTGGAGTAGCTGCAGGGGGGTAAGGCAGAGTGAGGCGGGCAAACTCCcgccccaaccccagcccctcgGCGGCTAACGGACACTGGCCCCATCTGTCTCTCCCGCCATCCTGAGCTGATTACCGGGTTTTGAGGTGCAAGGACTGTTTGCGGCAGAAGCCTCAGGAGTGGTGGGAGACGTTTTGGTAGGAGAGGAGGCTCTGGAGGAGCGCTTGGAGTCGGCACTGGGGTCGGGCACCAGCTCCGGCACAGACCAGCGCCCGTTGATGTGCTCGAACTCCTGAACCTGGAGGCGCGGGGAAGCCGTAGGGACGGGGATCAGCTCCAGCGACCGGACACAGAGCAAGCCCCAGCGCTTCCCCCTGTCTCGCACCAGCGGGAGTCCGGAACTCAGGGACGAGAGGCAgaggagcacagggtctaggcggCCAGCCTCTTTGGCTGAGGGGAAGACGGATACCTTCTTCTTGACGAGAGACATGACTCCAATGCGGGTCAACACTTGCTGGCGACTCAGTCCCTCCCGAGGGACCCCGTCAGCAAAGGTTTCAGAGCCGTCTGCCCCGGGCTCACAGAGATGGCGCATGAACAAAGACACATAGGCCCTAAGGAGCACGGGGGTAGGAGGTGGGTTAGGAGAGCCTTAGAGGGGACAGGGCAGTAAAGGGGGCACAGGGATTACTGAACCCGAAAGCTCCCGGGTGCCTCCAGGGCTCCTCCCCTGGGCCTCTCGATCTCACCGTCACCTGTCCTCCAAATCCGAactcccccagctgcccccgcccccctgcATCTCCACAGTCCCCTTGGCCTTGGTTACTTCATTCCTAGGCCCCATCAGTCAGCTCTTCATCCTTCCCACCAGCTCCCCTGCCAGGTTATCGTGGTCAAATAAATGTGAGGCAAGGACAGCCCAGGTGAGGCTCCGGTCTCGACTGCCTCTCCCACTGGGGAGGGAAGCCCAGCCGCCCTGCTCTAGGCTCATcagaggggaggtggggcaggCTGAGCCCACCCCCCAGGAAACTGAGCCAGGAAACACCGTCTGGCAGGGAGTACGGTGATCAGCTGAGTAAGGTCACATCATATGGTGGCCAAGAGGAAGGCAGTAACACCCAAAGTTTTCACCCTTCCATCCAACTCAGCCCTGTATCACCCGCACTCACTTGAACTCTTTTTCAGTCTTGCCCCTGAGGTCCCGCACCAGCCACTGGGTGGTGAAGGCGTCCTGTGGGGGCATGCCCCAGCGCATCACAGCATTGAGGAAGGCCTTCCGCTGACGGGTGTTGAATCCCAACACCTGATGATGGGGGCAAGGAGGGAGCGGGCAGTGAATGTCCAGGATCTCATTTCTTGGTCTGTTCTACCCTCAGTGACTCAGCTTCAATTTCCTGCATTCTCTCCTCAGGGGCCTAGGCCAGCTCTCACCTCAATGTTGCCCCCAACTCGAGCCAGCAGTGGAGGCAGTGGCTTATCCTTTTCGTTCCGGAGCTGCCTCTTGGACTGTCGACGCCCTGGGTGGGGAGATGGTGACCCCGGTTAGTAGAGCTGCCACCTCCTCCCCGCCTCACTCTTTCCTAGCCCTCCATTCTCACAAGATACAGAACACAGGAAAGgcctgtgtcagctctgaggcgCTTCTAATTTTCTTCCCAGCGCATTCAGAGCTACTAACCCAATAGGTCCAAAAGAATCGAGTCACACTAAAAAATCAGTTGCACCCGTATGATGCAAGCAagattactggtgggaatgtaaaatgctgtgACCTTTCTTGATCTTTCATCTAGGTGTCTAAGCCTGCGTGGTTATATACTCCCAATTTTAACAGTGGTGAGATTATagatacttcttcctttctgcttaCCTGCAATCTTTACTTTTTCTACAAATGAGCATTTTGTATAAAAATAGTGGGCTTACTAGACAATGGGAAGTGAAATGGGAAGAGGTGTGGTAGAAAGACGAGAGAACAGACGCCACCTTCAGGACGCTCATCAAAgtcttcatcctcctcctctgAGCCCACTGAGTATTCTGACTGGTTATCTGCGAGGGGAAGGGCTCAGTGGTCAGTGGTGGCTCCCTGGATAAGCCCAGGCCGGGGCCCTTGTGTCTGGACGCCTCCCCTCGGAGACTTCTGCACCTTCGCTCTGGCCTCGGCCCCCCTAGGGATGCTGGATGACTGCCTGCAGCCTGACTCAGGACCACACACCATGTCCACTCACCCACCTGCCTCCTGACTCCTGCACAGCCCACTCTAAACAGGGACCCCTGGGTGTCCACCCGAGCCCTCTGAGAGTGCTAGATAGCCGAGGTCACCTGCAAATCCACCTGGCCTCCGAGTAGCTCCCAGTGTCCCTCCCTAATCTCTTTCCACTTGGCAGGGAAGGCCCTGACTTCTAAGCCCCTCCTTTCCTCTAAATGCCCCCAGCTCCAAGCTCCTTCCCAGTGCTCTCCCCTTCCCAACTCCTCCGTCAGGGGCGGCCCTCACCTTGGTCCTCCTGCGCGGCGTCGTTGTAGTTAACCTGCTTGCGGACCCTCTTGCCTTTGCCGAGGTTTCGGGCCAGGTCTTCCTGCTGCTGCTCGTAGTGGTGTCTCAGCAGCTTCTCCCAGTAGTCGGGATCCACGTTCTCCTCCTGCTTGATGATCTCTCGTTCAATTTCCTCAATCTGAAGGGCAGCAGGACGAACGCTGAAGGCCTCCCCTTCCAGTCCTTCCACCCTGACAAAATCCCTACTCGCCCGACAAAATCCCTACTCGCCCGACCAAATCCCTACTCGCCCGACAAAATCCCTACTCGCCCGACAAAATCCCTACTCGCCCGACCAAATCCCTACTCGCCCGACCAAATCCCTACTCGCCCGACAAAATCCCTACTCGCCTGACCAAATCCCTACTCGCCTGACCAAATCCCTACTCGCCTGCCTCCACCCAGCCCTAGACCTCGTCACTGTGTGTAAGTTTTCCTTACCTCTTACCTGCAATATACTTCTCCTCCTCGTTATTTCCCTCTTTTCCAAACCTCTCCTCTAGTGCCCTCTGTGTCCCTCCCACTCTGACTCAGAAGGTCCCCTCCCGAGTTTATCACCACTTTCTCTGCCTAAGTTTTCTCCAAAGTCCAGTCTCATCCTTTAGACCAAGAAGTTGTCTGAGGTCCACTGCCGCTCTTTGATGGGCACCGGGGTAAGAGATCAGATAAAAAACAAGCGCGAAGGGGGAGCCTCCAACTTCAAGCTCTGGTCAAGGACGTCGGACACCACCCTTCAGAGATGGCCCGGGATGGACAGCGTCTGGCCCCAAGCCTCTCACCTTGTCTTCCTCCCTCACCACGTACTGGGCCACCTTGAAGGAGCTGAGATACTCGTTCATGTTCTGCACATCAGTGTCCTCAGTTGCATCCTGGTTCCGGTCCAAGAGCCGAGCGATGGCCTCGTTGTCATAGTGAATCACACTGCTGTCCTCCTCCTTGTTCTCCCCTGGTGGAGTTGGGGAACGAGAGGGGACTCTGAGCTCTAACCAGAACCTCAGGCAGAACTTTAGAGAGATCAGAGGAAAGCCTTCCCCTCTGCTTCCTCTTCACAGGAGCTCTGGAGGAGAAGGCCCTTTCCCTGGACGTACATCTACACAGAGATTTGCTGTTGTTTTCAACCTTACAGGTAAGGAAAGAAGCCAACCCTCCTCCAAGGATGCAGAGAAGACGTTTTCCTCAGGGGGTTTCAGAAGAGAAGTGCTCATAGACAGCAAAGACCTGCTTACAGGGAGCTGCAGAAAAGGCTCTCACCCTCATTTTCATCCTTAAATAGCTCCTCGGTGCCAAATTTGAGGATGTCATCCAGCTCCTGCTTGGACATGGAGCCCGCCTTGGAGCCCAGCCCAGGCCGCACCACCAGATGTGTCAGCATCATCTTCCTCTTGGCCACCTGTGTGATTCGCTCTTCCACTGATGCGCGAGTCACAAACCGGTAAATCATCACTTTGTTGGCCTGGCCGATCCGATGAGCACGGCTGAAGGCCTGCAGGGGCCGGAAAGTGGGGATGCGCCAGGGGAATGGCAGGGGAGACACCCCCTACATGCTCTGGAAAAGAGGCTGACAAGGAAGGGTCTTCTACCCACCAAGACGTTTATTTCTGACCCCAGGACAGACAGACACATCTCCTTGCTCAAAGGGGCTCCAGGAGGCGTGTTCTCACCTGGATATCGTTATGGGGGTTCCAGTCTGAATCAAAGATGATGACAGTGTCGGCAGTGGCCAGATTGATGCCCAGGCCTCCAGCGCGGGTGGACAGGAGGAAGCAGAACTGTTGGGCCCCAGGAGCTAGGAGGCAAGAAGCAGGAGATCAGGCCTTTCTTGTACCCAGCAGGTCTGTCCACCTGCACCTAGATGTTCCCTGACGACAAACAATGACGCCCTCAACTCAAAAGCCCAGGTGGCTGATATCCTCCCAGGCTGGCACCCTCGCAGCCCAGGGACCGAGGCACAGGTTTCTGGGGCCTCCCACACCCAGCAGGGACCAAGGCCCCCCCTTACCGTTGAAGCGGTCGATGGCCTCCTGCCTCAGGGCACCAGTGATGCCGCCGTCAATGCGCTCATACTTGTAGCCTTCGTAGTCTAAGAAGTCCTCTAGCAAGTCTAACATCTTGGTCATCTAGAGCAAGAGAAAAGGCAGGAGTCTAGAACGACGAGGCAGTGGGATGCGCCCTGTCTGTCCTGACTACCTCTTTATTCTCTCTCAACCCCAGTCCTTACACTGTACCCCTGCCCTGTCATATACCACCCCCCAGATGcttcctccacccccagctcctcctgggacattcttgtcattcttttttttttttttttttttttttcggtacgtgggcctctcactgttgtggcctctcccattgcggagcacaggctccggacgcgcaggctcagcggccacggctcacgggcccagccgctccgcggcatgtgggatcttcccggaccgtggcacgaacccgtgtcccctgcactggcaggcggactctcaaccactgcgccaccagggaagcccctctctctctTGATTTAAGGCCATTTCTCCTAAGGCAGAGGTTCTCCTCTGACACCCATGACAAGGTTTCAGGGAAATCTATGAATCCCCTGAAAATGTGTACAAGATTGTCTAGCTGTGTGTGCTGTTCTCCGGAGAACAGACCCACAGCTTGCAGCAGATTTCCAAAAGGTCAgtgctctcctcccttccccaataAGGTTAAGAAACAGTACCAGTCCCAGAGACGACCTTTAGGAGGCAGACGGCTCACCCTTCCCCTCCGCCCCTTTTGGCGTACAGGGACTGGACTACAACGTCCAACAGCCTTAATTAAGAACAGGGATCAGAGACCAGGATGCACTTGGCTACACCGGGAACTCTTAGGGGTGTAATTGCCCAACCTTGCATCCCGTGGCAACCACAGGAACGAGATAAGCGATTATCTGATGGTGAGAAAGAGCTAGAGGGACGGGTCACCTGCGAGAAGATGAGCACTCTGTGTCCTTGCTCCTTCAGCTTCCGCAGCATCTTCTGCAGTAGCATGAGCTTCCCAGATGCCTTAATAAGTGCCCCACCCTCATATGCCCCACTGGGAAGTTTGGGGGACTCctgaaaagaaggcaggaaaaaaggaGAGGGTCAGTCAACACGCCCCCGTATTCTGACTATGCCTAGAAAGCTGGAGGCCCAAATCCAGGCTCCACATCTTTACAATTCCTACTCTTCTCAGAAATCTAGTCTCTGGCCCTCCAGCCCAACTCCAGCCCTGTGCTCAACTGCCCATGTTTCCAAAGAGCCAGGCGTTTCACAGTCCCCCAGCTCCCGTATCTACCATAGCAGCCACAGGAAAGAGATATGGATGGTTGCAGCACTTCTTAAGATCCATCATGATGTTAAGCAACGACACTTGGTTCCCACCTCCTCGTGAATTCAAGGCCTCAAAATTTCGGGTCAGGATATACTTGTAGTATTTCCTAAAGCCCAAGGCAGGGGCATAGAAGAGACACAATAAAGGAAGCAATTATGATGTTGCATTTGGGCACCAACTCTTGGAAAGCTGCCACCAAATCCTCAACCCTGGTCCAGGTAACCCGCCTTGCATCTCACTTCTGCATGGGACTCAGCTCCACGCGGACGATGAGCTCTGTCTTGGCCGGCATATTCTTAAAGACATCAGCCTTGAGCCTCCTCAGCATATGTGGCCCCAGCAAGTCATGAAGTTTCTTAATCTGGTCTTCTTTGGATATGTCGGCaaactcctccaggaagccttccagatTGCTAgtagccagaaggagaaaaggaaatgagtaGGCGTCAGGTTCTTTGCCCCTGACCTCAGGCTCTATTCTTCATTTCAGATGAATCCTCCTCCCACTCATCTTCTCAGTCCCTCCACGTCTCCTCTCTGCAGGCCACCCTAACGGAGCCACTTACTTAAACCTCTCTGGGGTGAGGAAGTTCAGCAGATGGAAGAGCTCCTCCAGATTATTCTGCAATGGAGTCCCTGTCAGCAGCAACTTATGATCTATCTTGTAGCCATTGAGGACCCTGAAAAACTAGAAAATGGGGCAAggaaaggcagaggaaagggCCCATCAGTGGCAAGTGGCTGGCCCACAGTTAATCACCTTTCCCTGCCTCTAGCTCCTATTTCCTTCAGGATCAGAGGCCCTCACATccctagtcctctccctcttccaaCCTGGACTTCTCCCCAGACTTATTCCCAGGCTTCCTGCCTCCCTGATTGCAGAAAGTCCCTGCAACTGTATTTTTTAGGACTAGGGCAAGTAGGAGTCCACAGCCTCAAGTTTCTGAGGCCTGGGTATCTCACTCACCTTGGACTGGTTGTTCTTGAGCCGATGGGCCTCATCCACCACGAGACAGGCCCAGCGGATGGAGCCAAGAGCTGCCTGGTCAATGGTGATCAGCTCATACGATGTCAGCAGAACGTGGAACTTCACTTGTGCCTCCCTCTGCCAACACAACCGTTGTCCACTTGGCTGCCACCCCACACCCAAGCGTCTAGGCCTCCACCCCCACTCTCCACGCAGACACCCAGTCCCAACTGAGACTCCCAAAGGGAGCCCGTTGTCCTGTCCTCCAACTTTGACTCCATGCAGGGACTTCTGAATGTGGCCCCCAAACTTGTACCACCTGTCCAGGATGCACAGATCCCTGCACACCCCTGCGAGTACCCACTACATCTGCAGGACTGGAGTGCCGAGGTGTGAGGGAaggtggaggaaaggagggagaaagctGAATGGGGAATAAAGGAACTGAAGTCCTGGTTGGGGCAACGAAACGACAGATCTGAGGACTTTAGAGGACATGAGATAGAGGGGCTTACCTTCATCTTAAAAGCTTTCTTGCCACCTTTGATGGCATTGTCTTCAAAGGAAAACTCATTCTCACGAATGATGGCTCGGCTGTCCTTGTCACCCGTGTATGTCACCACATAGAACTTGGGTGCCCACATCTGGAACTCCCGCTCCCAGTTAATGATGGTGGAGAGAGGGGCGCTCACCAGGAAGGGACCCTTTGTGTGGCCCTGGGAGTCGAGGGTGGGGGACCTTTAGTCTAGGCTCACGGTCATACAACCCGGTCCGCTGCCTgccgtccccctccccccagttctctgccctcaccctccaCTCCCACCTTCCCCAGTCCAGGCTAGGCCTCAGCACGGCTGTCCCCCTCAGGGCCCGAGAGTCTAGCACCTCCTTATACAGTGAGTAGAGGAAGACGATGGTTTGTATGGTCTTGCCCAGTCCCATCTCATCAGCCAGAATGGTGTCAGTGCCCTGGGCCCACGAGAAGCGTAGCCAGTTCAAGCCCTCCAGCTGATACATGTGCAGTGTGCCTCCAGTGGCTGTGATGAACCGTGGCTGAGTCTCGTATTTCACTGTAGGCTGTAGAAGCAAGAAGTCAGGAAGCTCAGGGGAACCATCAGCTGCTCCTCCGGTCttggcctcctcctcccctctccccggcACTGATATCAAATGGGATTACAAGTCCCTCTCCTATGGCCTGAGCTTATGAATGTTTGAGTCTGCGGTGCCTCCCCCTCATTCCTTAAAACAATACCCAGAAGCACTGTGGGGAAGGAAACTGGTAGAAGAGCCCTGTGTGCTGCTGTCTCTAGCAGCTCTCACTCCTGTGCCAAAATTCCTAGCACTCTTGGGGCAAAGCTGAACACTGAAGCAAGAGCTACTGTTGAAAGAAGCTGTTGAAACTCTGGGAAGTTCTGTCAGAAGCCCCCAGGAAATCTTCAATCACCATGGCTCCAGAAATGGGAGACAGGCCAAGTGAGAGGACTTACATCATTAGTAGGAGAGCTGGGAGGCCCATCACCCTGCagctccttcttcttcttcttatactTGCGGGGCTGGGCGGGGTCCTCCCCCATAATTAGTTCTCTGGGAAAAGAGTGGGTCTGAGTGAGACCTGGTCCTTGGACCCACCCCGTCCTTCTGAACCCACTCCAGACCTAGCTCCCACTTTCCATAACCGGGATTTTCTCACACTCCCTTTCTCCCAGGTTCTTTACCCTCACCCCTTGGAATTCAGCTCTAAAGCCAACCCTCCCCACTCCTCGGCATCGTCACCCCTATTACTCAGGCTAgatcttctttctgttcctcacacTGCCTCCTTCCCGACCCCACCGCAAACAACCCAGCCCAGGCCCCCACTGCCCTCAATTCTAGATTGGGTCTGTCCCTACTGCATCTCATTT
Protein-coding sequences here:
- the CHD3 gene encoding chromodomain-helicase-DNA-binding protein 3 isoform X18, translated to MASPLRDEEEEEEEMVVSEEEEEEEEEGDEEEEEVEAADEDYEEDDDEGVLGRGPGHDRGRDRHSPPGCHLFPPPPPPLPPPPPPPPPPPPDKDDIRLLPSALGVKKRKRGPKKQKENKPGKPRKRKKLDSEEEFGSERDEYREKSESGGSEYGTGPGRKRRRKHREKKEKKTKRRKKGEGDGGQKQVEQKSSATLLLTWGLEDVEHVFSEEDYHTLTNYKAFSQFMRPLIAKKNPKIPMSKMMTILGAKWREFSANNPFKGSAAAVAAAAAAAAAAVAEQVSAAVSSATPIAPSGPPALPPPPAADIQPPPIRRAKTKEGKGPGHKRRSKSPRVPDGRKKLRGKKMAPLKIKLGLLGSKRKKGGSYVFQSDEGPEPEAEESDLDSGSVHSASGRPDGPVRTKKLKRGRPGRKKKKVLGCPAVAGEEEVDGYETDHQDYCEVCQQGGEIILCDTCPRAYHLVCLDPELDRAPEGKWSCPHCEKEGVQWEAKEEEEDYEEEGEEEGEKEEEDDHMEYCRVCKDGGELLCCDACISSYHIHCLNPPLPDIPNGEWLCPRCTCPVLKGRVQKILHWRWGEPPVAVPAPQQADGNPDAPPARPLQGRSEREFFVKWVGLSYWHCSWAKELQLEIFHLVMYRNYQRKNDMDEPPPLDYGSGEDDGKSDKRKVKDPHYAEMEEKYYRFGIKPEWMTVHRIINHTVDKKGNYHYLVKWRDLPYDQSTWEEDEMNIPEYEDHKQSYWRHRELIMGEDPAQPRKYKKKKKELQGDGPPSSPTNDPTVKYETQPRFITATGGTLHMYQLEGLNWLRFSWAQGTDTILADEMGLGKTIQTIVFLYSLYKEGHTKGPFLVSAPLSTIINWEREFQMWAPKFYVVTYTGDKDSRAIIRENEFSFEDNAIKGGKKAFKMKREAQVKFHVLLTSYELITIDQAALGSIRWACLVVDEAHRLKNNQSKFFRVLNGYKIDHKLLLTGTPLQNNLEELFHLLNFLTPERFNNLEGFLEEFADISKEDQIKKLHDLLGPHMLRRLKADVFKNMPAKTELIVRVELSPMQKKYYKYILTRNFEALNSRGGGNQVSLLNIMMDLKKCCNHPYLFPVAAMESPKLPSGAYEGGALIKASGKLMLLQKMLRKLKEQGHRVLIFSQMTKMLDLLEDFLDYEGYKYERIDGGITGALRQEAIDRFNAPGAQQFCFLLSTRAGGLGINLATADTVIIFDSDWNPHNDIQAFSRAHRIGQANKVMIYRFVTRASVEERITQVAKRKMMLTHLVVRPGLGSKAGSMSKQELDDILKFGTEELFKDENEGENKEEDSSVIHYDNEAIARLLDRNQDATEDTDVQNMNEYLSSFKVAQYVVREEDKIEEIEREIIKQEENVDPDYWEKLLRHHYEQQQEDLARNLGKGKRVRKQVNYNDAAQEDQDNQSEYSVGSEEEDEDFDERPEGRRQSKRQLRNEKDKPLPPLLARVGGNIEVLGFNTRQRKAFLNAVMRWGMPPQDAFTTQWLVRDLRGKTEKEFKAYVSLFMRHLCEPGADGSETFADGVPREGLSRQQVLTRIGVMSLVKKKVQEFEHINGRWSVPELVPDPSADSKRSSRASSPTKTSPTTPEASAANSPCTSKPATPAPSEKGDGVRTPLEKDEAENQEERPEKNSKAGEKMETEADTPSPAPSPGERLEPRKIPLEDEVPGVPGEMEPEPGYRGDREKSATESTPGERGEEKPMDGQEHRERPEGETGDLGKREDVKGDRELRPGPPRDELRSNGRREEKAEKPRFMFNIADGGFTELHTLWQNEERAAISSGKLNEIWHRRHDYWLLAGIVLHGYARWQDIQNDAQFAIINEPFKTEANKGNFLEMKNKFLARRFKLLEQALVIEEQLRRAAYLNLSQEPAHPAMALHARFAEAECLAESHQHLSKESLAGNKPANAVLHKVFPVGTPPAHV
- the CHD3 gene encoding chromodomain-helicase-DNA-binding protein 3 isoform X19, translating into MASPLRDEEEEEEEMVVSEEEEEEEEEGDEEEEEVEAADEDYEEDDDEGVLGRGPGHDRGRDRHSPPGCHLFPPPPPPLPPPPPPPPPPPPDKDDIRLLPSALGVKKRKRGPKKQKENKPGKPRKRKKLDSEEEFGSERDEYREKSESGGSEYGTGPGRKRRRKHREKKEKKTKRRKKGEGDGGQKVEQKSSATLLLTWGLEDVEHVFSEEDYHTLTNYKAFSQFMRPLIAKKNPKIPMSKMMTILGAKWREFSANNPFKGSAAAVAAAAAAAAAAVAEQVSAAVSSATPIAPSGPPALPPPPAADIQPPPIRRAKTKEGKGPGHKRRSKSPRVPDGRKKLRGKKMAPLKIKLGLLGSKRKKGGSYVFQSDEGPEPEAEESDLDSGSVHSASGRPDGPVRTKKLKRGRPGRKKKKVLGCPAVAGEEEVDGYETDHQDYCEVCQQGGEIILCDTCPRAYHLVCLDPELDRAPEGKWSCPHCEKEGVQWEAKEEEEDYEEEGEEEGEKEEEDDHMEYCRVCKDGGELLCCDACISSYHIHCLNPPLPDIPNGEWLCPRCTCPVLKGRVQKILHWRWGEPPVAVPAPQQADGNPDAPPARPLQGRSEREFFVKWVGLSYWHCSWAKELQLEIFHLVMYRNYQRKNDMDEPPPLDYGSGEDDGKSDKRKVKDPHYAEMEEKYYRFGIKPEWMTVHRIINHTVDKKGNYHYLVKWRDLPYDQSTWEEDEMNIPEYEDHKQSYWRHRELIMGEDPAQPRKYKKKKKELQGDGPPSSPTNDPTVKYETQPRFITATGGTLHMYQLEGLNWLRFSWAQGTDTILADEMGLGKTIQTIVFLYSLYKEGHTKGPFLVSAPLSTIINWEREFQMWAPKFYVVTYTGDKDSRAIIRENEFSFEDNAIKGGKKAFKMKREAQVKFHVLLTSYELITIDQAALGSIRWACLVVDEAHRLKNNQSKFFRVLNGYKIDHKLLLTGTPLQNNLEELFHLLNFLTPERFNNLEGFLEEFADISKEDQIKKLHDLLGPHMLRRLKADVFKNMPAKTELIVRVELSPMQKKYYKYILTRNFEALNSRGGGNQVSLLNIMMDLKKCCNHPYLFPVAAMESPKLPSGAYEGGALIKASGKLMLLQKMLRKLKEQGHRVLIFSQMTKMLDLLEDFLDYEGYKYERIDGGITGALRQEAIDRFNAPGAQQFCFLLSTRAGGLGINLATADTVIIFDSDWNPHNDIQAFSRAHRIGQANKVMIYRFVTRASVEERITQVAKRKMMLTHLVVRPGLGSKAGSMSKQELDDILKFGTEELFKDENEGENKEEDSSVIHYDNEAIARLLDRNQDATEDTDVQNMNEYLSSFKVAQYVVREEDKIEEIEREIIKQEENVDPDYWEKLLRHHYEQQQEDLARNLGKGKRVRKQVNYNDAAQEDQDNQSEYSVGSEEEDEDFDERPEGGVCSLVFLPHLFPFHFPLSRRRQSKRQLRNEKDKPLPPLLARVGGNIEVLGFNTRQRKAFLNAVMRWGMPPQDAFTTQWLVRDLRGKTEKEFKAYVSLFMRHLCEPGADGSETFADGVPREGLSRQQVLTRIGVMSLVKKKVQEFEHINGRWSVPELVPDPSADSKRSSRASSPTKTSPTTPEASAANSPCTSKPATPAPSEKGDGVRTPLEKDEAENQEERPEKNSKAGEKMETEADTPSPAPSPGERLEPRKIPLEDEVPGVPGEMEPEPGYRGDREKSATESTPGERGEEKPMDGQEHRERPEGETGDLGKRAEDVKGDRELRPGPPRDELRSNGRREEKAEKPRFMFNIADGGFTELHTLWQNEERAAISSGKLNEIWHRRHDYWLLAGIVLHGYARWQDIQNDAQFAIINEPFKTEANKGNFLEMKNKFLARRFKLLEQALVIEEQLRRAAYLNLSQEPAHPAMALHARFAEAECLAESHQHLSKESLAGNKPANAVLHKVLNQLEELLSDMKADVTRLPATLSRIPPIAARLQMSERSILSRLASKGTEPHPTPAFPPGPYATPPGYGAAFSAAPVGALAAAGANYSQMPAGSFITAATNGPPVLVKKEKEMVGALVSDGLDRKEPRAGEVICIDD